The [Clostridium] celerecrescens 18A genomic sequence CATCATCATAGCGCTCATTAAAAACACGATGAGTTTTTTCATAATTGAGTATTGCCTCCTTAAATTCTCTTAAAGGCTCCGAAACCACTGGTTTAACTTGGTCAGAGCTTTGATCAAAACTTCTATTTCATTCTCACTTAAACCTGCAACTATGCCGGCGATCATCTCCTGATGAAATCTGGCATGGTGTTCATAGGCTTCTTTCCCTTTTTCTGAAAGAGAGATGTATACAACACGTCGGTCCTCTTTTCCTCTCTGACGGGTCACATACCCCTTCTTTACAAGACTGTTCATGGCTATGGTCAGCGTACCGACCGTAACAGACAATTCCCTGGCTATGGCCGACATGTTTTTGGGTTCTCCAATGCCAATGGCCTCGATTACATGCATATCATTATTTGTAATATTGGTAAATTCCTGTGTAATGATAGCCTGTTGCTCTATATCCATAACATCTCGAAACAGTCTTACCAAAACTTCGTTAAGAGTCCCGTAAGTATCCACGTTTATCCCCTTCACTTATGACAATAAAAGCTTCTTCGTAATTATACATGATTATGTATCCCAAGACAACCACCTGAATTCTTATGAAATTCTTAAAATAGGATCAAATAAATACCTTTTATACCAAAAAACGGGATATGATAACACTTGCGGCTACGCCTGCAGCCGTGGCAACCAATGCACCGCCCAGGGTATAACGGGTCTTTTTGATTTTTACGGTACCAAAATAAATGCTCAGGCAATAGAAAACGGTTTCCGTACAGCTCATAATCACTGACGTCAGCATGCCTATATAGGAGTCTGTTCCATATTTCTTAAAAATATCAAGCACAAGACCTGTGGCTGCTGAGTTTGATACCAGACGCACTAAAATCACCGGAACGACCGGTGCGGGTAGAAACAAGAGGGCAGCCGGCTTTGTCAGGCATTTTGCCAGAAAGTCTAAAAAACCGGAAGCACGGAGCACCCCCACTGCGGTCATAAGACCGATGAGCGTAGGCATGATCCCTGCCACTGTTTTCATCCCTTCCTTGGCCCCGTCTATAAAATCATCAAAAACCGGACGTTTGGACAATATGCCAAAGCCTACCATGTAAAAAATGATAAGCGGCACTGCCGCCTCAGACAGAAATAATAGAAATTTCATACCTTCACCTAAAAAACCTTA encodes the following:
- a CDS encoding MarR family winged helix-turn-helix transcriptional regulator; translated protein: MKGINVDTYGTLNEVLVRLFRDVMDIEQQAIITQEFTNITNNDMHVIEAIGIGEPKNMSAIARELSVTVGTLTIAMNSLVKKGYVTRQRGKEDRRVVYISLSEKGKEAYEHHARFHQEMIAGIVAGLSENEIEVLIKALTKLNQWFRSL
- a CDS encoding spore maturation protein, which translates into the protein MKFLLFLSEAAVPLIIFYMVGFGILSKRPVFDDFIDGAKEGMKTVAGIMPTLIGLMTAVGVLRASGFLDFLAKCLTKPAALLFLPAPVVPVILVRLVSNSAATGLVLDIFKKYGTDSYIGMLTSVIMSCTETVFYCLSIYFGTVKIKKTRYTLGGALVATAAGVAASVIISRFLV